The following proteins are co-located in the Streptomyces sp. DT2A-34 genome:
- a CDS encoding RNB domain-containing ribonuclease: MPRRPIRVTGAPEGPLRAALAALRTKLKVPAGFSPEVLAAAEQAAKAPALPEHDATDVPFFTIDPPGSTDLDQAMHLSRQGTGYRVRYAIADVAAFVVPGGPLDKEAHRRVMTLYFPDLRIPLHPQVLSEDAASLLPERTRPAALWTIDLDASGRTIAVDVRRALVRSRARLDYAGVQAQIDADTAEEPLVLLKTIGLLREQLEIERGGISLSVPEQEIVEQDHSYELTYRVPLPVEGWNEQLSLLTGMAAAQLMLGHGTGILRTQAPTTAGKLDELRRTAHALHIDWPHHVSYAQVVRSLDPAEPRHAAFLQACTGLMNRAEYTVFKGGNLPPHPTHAAVAAPYAHCTAPLRRLVDRYAAEICLAAVAGREPPGWVLAGLETVRRRMAESGGRAGSIERKCVDLVEAAVLKDRVGEIFEGCVVEREHPGHDGKVEPGVVQLASPAVIGDITGTTEDSLGERRPVRLTRADMKAPTVSFALA, translated from the coding sequence ATGCCTCGCCGCCCCATCCGCGTGACCGGCGCCCCCGAGGGCCCGCTGCGGGCCGCGCTCGCCGCGCTGCGTACCAAGCTCAAGGTCCCCGCCGGGTTCTCGCCCGAGGTGCTCGCGGCCGCCGAGCAGGCCGCGAAGGCGCCGGCGCTGCCGGAGCACGACGCCACCGACGTCCCCTTCTTCACCATCGACCCGCCCGGCTCCACCGACCTGGACCAGGCGATGCACCTGTCCCGGCAGGGCACCGGCTACCGCGTCCGGTACGCCATCGCCGACGTCGCCGCCTTCGTCGTACCCGGCGGGCCGCTGGACAAGGAGGCGCACCGGCGGGTGATGACCCTGTACTTCCCCGACCTCCGCATCCCGCTGCACCCACAGGTGCTCAGCGAGGACGCCGCGAGCCTGTTGCCCGAGCGGACCCGCCCGGCCGCGCTGTGGACCATCGACCTCGACGCGAGCGGCCGTACGATCGCCGTCGACGTCCGCCGCGCCCTGGTGCGCAGCCGGGCCAGGCTCGACTACGCGGGCGTGCAGGCGCAGATCGACGCCGATACGGCGGAGGAGCCCCTGGTTCTGTTGAAGACGATCGGCCTGCTGCGCGAACAGCTGGAGATCGAACGCGGCGGCATCTCACTGAGCGTCCCCGAGCAGGAAATCGTCGAACAGGACCACAGCTACGAGCTGACCTACCGCGTCCCGCTCCCGGTCGAGGGCTGGAACGAGCAGCTCTCCCTGCTCACCGGCATGGCCGCCGCCCAGCTGATGCTGGGGCACGGCACGGGCATCCTGCGCACCCAGGCACCGACCACGGCCGGCAAGCTCGACGAGCTGCGCCGTACCGCGCACGCCCTGCACATCGACTGGCCGCACCATGTCTCGTACGCCCAAGTGGTGCGCTCCCTCGACCCGGCCGAGCCGCGGCACGCGGCCTTCCTCCAGGCGTGCACCGGGCTGATGAACCGCGCCGAGTACACCGTCTTCAAAGGCGGCAACCTGCCACCGCACCCCACACACGCCGCCGTCGCCGCGCCCTACGCGCACTGCACGGCCCCGCTGCGGCGCCTCGTCGACCGGTACGCCGCCGAGATCTGCCTCGCCGCCGTCGCCGGCCGGGAGCCGCCCGGCTGGGTGCTCGCCGGGCTCGAAACCGTGCGGCGGCGGATGGCCGAGAGCGGCGGACGCGCGGGAAGCATCGAACGCAAGTGCGTCGACCTCGTGGAGGCCGCCGTGCTCAAGGACCGGGTGGGCGAGATCTTCGAGGGCTGCGTGGTCGAGCGGGAGCACCCCGGGCACGACGGAAAAGTGGAACCCGGCGTCGTACAACTGGCGTCCCCCGCGGTCATCGGCGACATCACGGGAACGACCGAGGATTCCCTCGGCGAGCGCCGCCCCGTCCGCCTCACCCGGGCGGACATGAAGGCCCCGACGGTGAGCTTCGCGCTCGCCTGA
- the eda gene encoding bifunctional 4-hydroxy-2-oxoglutarate aldolase/2-dehydro-3-deoxy-phosphogluconate aldolase has translation MASPLPVSVLDLAPVVPVVVIEDASDAVPLARALVTGGLPAIEVTLRTPAALDAIREIAGAVPEAVVGAGTVITPAQVTESVAAGARFLVSPGWTDVLLGAMRASGVPFLPGVSTTSEVVALLERGVREMKFFPAQAAGGGRRAAGGTAYLRSLAGPLPQARFCPTGGIGPATAPDYLALPNVGCVGGSWMLPADAVAARDWGRVEALAREAAGLRGSGAQV, from the coding sequence ATGGCCTCTCCCCTGCCCGTCTCCGTGCTGGATCTCGCCCCCGTGGTTCCCGTCGTCGTCATCGAGGACGCCTCCGATGCCGTACCGCTGGCGCGGGCACTCGTCACCGGCGGGCTCCCCGCGATCGAGGTGACGCTGCGGACGCCGGCGGCGCTGGACGCGATCCGGGAGATCGCGGGTGCCGTGCCGGAGGCAGTGGTCGGAGCGGGGACCGTGATCACGCCGGCGCAGGTGACGGAGAGCGTGGCGGCCGGGGCGCGGTTTCTCGTGAGTCCCGGCTGGACGGACGTACTGCTGGGGGCGATGCGGGCGTCCGGGGTGCCGTTCCTGCCCGGGGTGTCCACCACGTCCGAGGTCGTGGCACTCCTTGAGCGCGGGGTGCGGGAGATGAAGTTCTTCCCGGCGCAGGCGGCGGGCGGCGGGCGGCGGGCGGCGGGCGGTACGGCATATCTGAGGTCGCTGGCGGGACCGTTGCCGCAGGCGCGGTTCTGTCCGACCGGAGGGATCGGACCCGCGACGGCTCCCGACTACCTCGCCCTGCCCAACGTCGGCTGCGTCGGCGGGAGTTGGATGCTTCCGGCGGACGCGGTGGCCGCGCGCGACTGGGGGCGGGTCGAGGCGCTGGCGCGGGAGGCAGCGGGGCTCAGGGGTTCAGGCGCGCAGGTGTGA
- the yaaA gene encoding peroxide stress protein YaaA, with product MLVLLPPSEGKASSGRGAPLKLESLSLPGLSEAREAVLSELVELCGGDEDKARDVLGLSEGLRGEVAKNAGLRTAGARPAGEIYTGVLYDALDLASLDAAAKKRAARSLLVFSGLWGAVHVNDRIPSYRCSMGVKLPALGALGAYWRAPMADVLPEAAGDGLVLDLRSSAYAAAWRPKGEVAGRTATVRVLHAPTRKVVSHFNKATKGRIVRSLLTAGAAPGGPAELVEALRDLGYEVEVEAPAKAGKTWTLDVLVTDVH from the coding sequence GTGCTTGTCCTGCTGCCGCCTTCCGAAGGCAAGGCCTCGTCCGGTCGGGGTGCGCCGCTGAAGCTGGAGTCGTTGTCCCTGCCCGGGCTGAGCGAGGCCCGGGAGGCCGTGCTGAGTGAGCTGGTCGAGCTGTGCGGCGGCGACGAGGACAAGGCGCGGGACGTACTCGGGCTGAGTGAGGGGCTGCGCGGCGAGGTCGCCAAGAACGCCGGGCTGCGGACGGCGGGAGCGCGGCCGGCCGGGGAGATCTACACCGGCGTGCTGTACGACGCCCTCGACCTGGCGTCGCTGGACGCGGCGGCGAAGAAGCGGGCGGCCCGGTCGCTGCTCGTCTTCTCGGGGCTCTGGGGTGCGGTGCACGTCAACGACCGCATCCCCTCCTACCGCTGCTCGATGGGCGTGAAGCTGCCCGCCCTCGGTGCGCTCGGCGCGTACTGGCGGGCGCCGATGGCGGACGTGCTGCCCGAGGCGGCCGGGGACGGGCTGGTGCTGGATCTGCGGTCGTCGGCGTACGCGGCGGCGTGGCGGCCGAAGGGCGAGGTGGCCGGGCGGACGGCGACGGTACGGGTGCTGCACGCGCCGACCCGGAAGGTCGTCAGCCACTTCAACAAGGCGACGAAGGGGCGGATCGTACGGAGTCTGCTGACGGCGGGGGCGGCTCCCGGTGGGCCGGCCGAGCTGGTCGAGGCGCTGCGGGACCTCGGGTACGAGGTGGAGGTGGAGGCGCCGGCCAAGGCCGGGAAGACGTGGACGCTGGATGTGCTGGTGACGGACGTCCACTGA